Proteins from a genomic interval of Chryseobacterium indologenes:
- a CDS encoding nucleotide pyrophosphohydrolase yields MEITQLQQQVDEWIKTIGVRYFNELTNMAMLTEEVGEVARIIARRYGEQSEKESDKNKDLGEELADVLFVTLCLANQTGVNLQEAFDRKMKIKTDRDKDRHQNNEKLK; encoded by the coding sequence ATGGAAATTACACAATTACAGCAACAGGTCGATGAGTGGATCAAAACCATCGGCGTAAGATATTTTAATGAACTCACCAATATGGCCATGCTGACTGAAGAAGTAGGTGAAGTCGCAAGAATCATTGCCAGAAGATATGGTGAGCAAAGTGAGAAAGAAAGTGACAAAAACAAGGATCTGGGAGAAGAACTGGCAGATGTGCTTTTTGTAACATTATGCCTAGCCAATCAAACGGGAGTCAATCTCCAGGAAGCTTTTGACAGGAAAATGAAAATAAAAACTGATCGCGATAAAGATCGTCATCAGAATAATGAAAAATTGAAGTAG